A region of the Veillonellaceae bacterium genome:
TCATTAATTTATCGATATATTCCTTTAAAACGATTATGAATCCATCATTTTTCATCTCTTACCTTTTCGTCCACAATTAAGTTGATAAAAAAGGAACGCCTCTGCCGTCAAGATACTTATCAAAAATGAGCGTCAACCCCGCGTTGCAAGGGGTTGACGCTCATTAAATAAAGTTTACACTTCTTCTACCCGAGCGAAGTCGATAACTTATTTACTGCAACTGCCATCGCAATACGGCTTGTTACCTGATTTGCCGCAGCCACAGATAGCAACGGTCTTACCTTTCTCCATCTGTATAATTTCTGGCTCCTTACCTGTTCCTTGATGAGAGCCGTCGCAGTAAGGTGCATTTCCTGTTTTTCCGCAAGTGCAAACAGCTTGTGTTTTCGGTTCTTCTGGTAACATATAAGGACTTTTCCTATCGTACATTCCCATGGACATACCTCCTTTAATAAAGCTAGTATGTGCGACGAAACTTATAGTATTCAGCCTGATTAAAACTTACTTGTAAACTTTACACGTTCTTTAACAGTCAAACTCCTGTCAAATTATTAAGTCTGACAGGAGTTTGACTGTTTATCTGTCTAGAAATCGATAAGCTCTGGTTTGTAGTCGTCAGGCAATTCTTCTTCATTTAAAAATTTGAAATTATCATCATTTAGTATTGGTATAAAAATATCGTATGGAATCATCGAAAACTCACAGGCATAATTACTGGCTCCAAACCACATGCCCGCTTTGCTGCTTAAATTTAACCCTCTTGCAAACTTTGTATAGTTTGAGCAATCATGAACTGCTAAATCCCAGTTTTCTTCATCAGCTATTTTCATGAATTTCAAAGTTAATTCCCTGCTCCAAATTGGCGATATATAGCCATGTCTGGAAATGTACATATTTTCCCCATAATAATTGCTGATGTTTTTCTCATTTAAATGTAATTCCGCACAATTGATAAAATCCAGTTTTGTTTCGAAAATTGCTTGTTTTTTCTTGAAAAATGCTTCAAAAAACTCAGGCGTCATTGGAGTCTCAATACCTACATGTTTAATGTGTTTTTTCGCTAAGCCAATATTTTCAATTACTTTGTCCGAACAATTCGAAGCACCTAGATTGAAACGTATCTCATTAAGACCGGCATCACCTAATGCTTTCAAGGTCTCTTCTGTTGCTAAAGTGCCATTTGTGTATAAATGTTGATGAATTTGAGCATTACTAAACTTTTTTATAACCGAATAATATTTTTCAATTTCCATAAAAGGTTCTAAATAAACGTAGGAAATGCCGGTAGGTTTTTGGTAAATGGAAAGCAGCAAGTCTATATCCTTCTCGTAAAACTTTGTGCCGCCAATTTCCCACATGCCTTCTCCAACTGGATGAATAGCTTCTAGTTCGCCGTAATTATAACAGAATTTACACTCTAAATTACATTTGTTCGTTTTTCTAATTGCACTCAAACCAGTGCCTAATAGGCAAGAACGACATCCTTTGGGGAATTTG
Encoded here:
- a CDS encoding CDGSH iron-sulfur domain-containing protein, with translation MGMYDRKSPYMLPEEPKTQAVCTCGKTGNAPYCDGSHQGTGKEPEIIQMEKGKTVAICGCGKSGNKPYCDGSCSK
- a CDS encoding radical SAM protein, which translates into the protein MKISKNDALIWFDFFSQLPEEAEISIKHEEIIYATFAQIEAAVDHRNDTLMSEIKGLKTLNNRTFFVGNESKFPKGCRSCLLGTGLSAIRKTNKCNLECKFCYNYGELEAIHPVGEGMWEIGGTKFYEKDIDLLLSIYQKPTGISYVYLEPFMEIEKYYSVIKKFSNAQIHQHLYTNGTLATEETLKALGDAGLNEIRFNLGASNCSDKVIENIGLAKKHIKHVGIETPMTPEFFEAFFKKKQAIFETKLDFINCAELHLNEKNISNYYGENMYISRHGYISPIWSRELTLKFMKIADEENWDLAVHDCSNYTKFARGLNLSSKAGMWFGASNYACEFSMIPYDIFIPILNDDNFKFLNEEELPDDYKPELIDF